A section of the Camelus dromedarius isolate mCamDro1 chromosome 14, mCamDro1.pat, whole genome shotgun sequence genome encodes:
- the ANGPTL3 gene encoding angiopoietin-related protein 3 — MYTIKLFLFIAPLVISSRIDQDYSSIDSVSPEPKSRFAMLDDVKILANGLLQLGHGLKDFVHKTKGQINDIFQKLNIFDQSFYDLSLQTNEIKEEEKELRRTTSKLQIKNEEVKNMSVELNSKFESLLEEKILLQQKVRYLEDQLINLIKNQPETQEHPEVTLLKTFIEQQDNSIKDLLQIVEEQYRQLNQQHSQIKEIENQLRRTGIQEFTKNYLSSKPRVPRTTPSLHLNETKNVKYDAIPADCTTIYNRGEHTSGIYSIRPSNSQVFNVYCDVISGTSWTLIQHRIDGSQNFNETWENYKYGFGSLDGEFWLGLEKIHSIVKQSTYILRIELEDWKNNKHYIEYSFHLGDHETNYTLHLVEITGNVPNALPEHKDLMFSTWDHKAKGHSNCPESYSGGWWCHDVCGENNLNGKYNKQKAKTKQERRGICWKSQNGRLYSIKSTKMLIHPTDSGSSELTEAN, encoded by the exons ATGTACACTATTaagctctttctttttattgctccTCTAGTTATTTCTTCCAGAATTGACCAAGACTATTCATCAATTGATTCTGTATCTCCAGAACCAAAATCAAGATTTGCTATGTTAGATGATGTAAAAATTTTAGCCAATGGCCTACTTCAGTTAGGACATGGTCTTAAAGACTTTGTTCATAAGACTAAGGGCCAAATTAATGACATATTTCAAAAACTCAACATATTTGATCAGTCTTTTTATGACTTATCACTGCAAaccaatgaaatcaaagaagaagaaaaggaacttAGAAGAACTACATCCAAACTGCAaatcaaaaatgaagaagtaaagaATATGTCAGTTGAACTCAACTCAAAATTTGAAAGTCTTCTTGAAGAAAAAATTCTGCTTCAACAAAAAGTGAGATATTTGGAGGACCAATTaatcaatttaattaaaaatcaacCTGAAACTCAAGAACACCCAGAAGTAACTTTACTTAAA ACTTTCATAGAACAGCAAGATAATAGCATCAAAGACCTTCTTCAGATCGTGGAAGAACAATACAGACAACTAAATCAACAGCATagtcaaataaaagaaatagaaaatcag TTAAGAAGAACTGGTATTCAAGAATTcacaaaaaattatctttcttctaAACCAAGAGTACCAAGAACTACTCCCTCTCTTCAtctgaatgaaacaaaaaatgtaaaatatgatg CCATTCCTGCTGACTGTACCACCATTTACAACAGAGGCGAACATACAAGTGGTATCTATTCCATTAGACCCAGCAACTCCCAAGTCTTTAATGTCTACTGTGATGTTATATCAG GTACTTCATGGACATTAATTCAACATCGAATAGATGGATCACAAAACTTCAATGAAACTTGGGAAAACTACAAATATGGTTTTGGGAGCCTTGATG GAGAATTTTGGCTGGGTCTAGAGAAGATACACTCTATAGTAAAACAATCTACTTACATCTTACGAATTGAGCTAGAAGACTGGAAAAACAACAAGCATTATATtgaatattcttttcacttgggaGATCATGAAACCAACTACACACTACACCTAGTTGAGATTACTGGCAATGTCCCCAACGCACTCCCAGAGCACAAAGATTTGATGTTTTCTACTTGGGATCACAAAGCAAAAGGACACTCGAACTGTCCAGAAAGTTATTCAG GAGGCTGGTGGTGCCACGATGTATGTGGGGAAAACAATCTAAATGGTAAATATaacaagcaaaaagcaaaaactaagcaggagagaagaggaatATGCTGGAAGTCTCAAAATGGAAGGTTATACTCTATCAAATCAACCAAAATGTTGATCCATCCAACAGATTCAGGAAGTTCTGAATTAACTGAGgcaaattaa